From a region of the uncultured Draconibacterium sp. genome:
- a CDS encoding cytochrome c3 family protein — MSKHIAFLLAIFLMAAKSFAQLSPGELSAVHAHLEGLTNCTKCHVLGEKQTSAKCLACHTEIKKMVDQKKGYHASTEVTGKRCAACHGEHYGRDFKVVRIDKDIFNHDLTGFKLEAKHAEISCADCHKAELIKNDISQKKSAGTYLGMGTKCNDCHTDVHQNTLSQTCTNCHNQQAFVPAISFNHETTQFPLVGKHREVDCAKCHEKTTLNGKAFQQFARVEFGNCTSCHEDVHNNKFGNDCRKCHDEFSFTQVKNIGEFNHNNTDYPLRGKHAAVDCKECHTSGNHTKVLPHNNCTDCHSDYHKGQMAKNGITPDCNSCHSVHGFSPSSFGLERHNKTKFALNGAHRATPCFECHKKSDEWNFKFDQLNCVTCHENIHENRISSKFMPDSDCRSCHNEEIWSRIEFNHTKTNFNLEGKHKTVSCRDCHFTENAGVVTQHFAGLPVNCENCHDDIHRGQFNESGKNDCERCHTFDNWQPERFNHDNARFKIDGKHEGLECIACHKPTDNLIRNYIVYKFENITCASCH, encoded by the coding sequence TTGAGTAAACATATCGCATTTCTTTTGGCAATATTTTTAATGGCTGCAAAATCCTTTGCGCAATTATCGCCGGGAGAATTATCTGCAGTACATGCTCATTTGGAAGGTCTTACAAACTGCACAAAGTGTCATGTTTTAGGCGAAAAACAAACCTCTGCAAAATGCCTGGCATGTCATACCGAAATAAAGAAAATGGTTGATCAAAAGAAAGGTTATCATGCATCCACAGAAGTCACCGGGAAACGTTGTGCAGCTTGTCATGGAGAACATTATGGCCGCGATTTTAAGGTGGTTCGGATTGATAAAGATATTTTCAATCACGATTTAACGGGCTTTAAACTGGAAGCAAAACATGCAGAAATAAGTTGCGCCGATTGTCATAAAGCTGAGTTAATCAAAAACGATATTTCGCAGAAAAAATCGGCAGGTACTTACCTCGGAATGGGCACTAAGTGTAACGATTGCCATACTGATGTGCACCAGAATACCTTGTCGCAAACTTGCACCAACTGCCACAACCAGCAAGCCTTTGTGCCGGCTATTAGCTTTAATCACGAAACAACTCAATTTCCATTGGTTGGGAAACACAGGGAAGTTGATTGTGCCAAATGCCACGAGAAAACTACGTTGAATGGCAAAGCATTTCAACAGTTTGCCAGGGTAGAATTTGGAAACTGCACCAGCTGCCACGAGGATGTACACAACAATAAATTTGGTAACGACTGTCGTAAATGTCACGATGAGTTTTCATTCACACAAGTGAAGAATATTGGCGAGTTTAATCACAACAACACCGACTATCCGTTGCGTGGAAAACATGCTGCTGTAGATTGCAAAGAATGCCACACCTCGGGTAATCACACAAAAGTATTGCCACATAATAATTGTACCGATTGCCACAGTGATTACCATAAAGGGCAAATGGCAAAAAACGGGATTACACCTGATTGTAATTCCTGTCATTCTGTTCATGGATTTTCGCCTTCTTCTTTTGGACTTGAAAGGCACAACAAAACCAAATTTGCCCTAAATGGGGCGCATAGGGCAACACCGTGTTTTGAATGCCATAAAAAAAGTGATGAATGGAATTTTAAGTTTGATCAACTCAATTGTGTTACCTGTCACGAAAATATTCACGAGAATAGAATCAGCAGCAAATTTATGCCTGATTCCGATTGCCGCTCATGCCATAACGAGGAAATCTGGAGTCGAATAGAATTTAATCATACAAAAACCAATTTTAACCTTGAAGGAAAACATAAAACGGTATCGTGTCGCGATTGCCATTTTACTGAAAATGCCGGGGTTGTAACACAGCATTTTGCCGGACTCCCGGTGAACTGCGAAAACTGTCATGATGATATTCATAGGGGACAGTTTAATGAATCTGGAAAGAATGATTGTGAACGGTGCCATACTTTTGACAACTGGCAACCCGAAAGATTCAATCATGATAATGCACGGTTTAAAATCGATGGAAAACATGAAGGGCTGGAATGTATTGCCTGTCATAAACCCACCGATAATTTAATCCGGAATTACATCGTTTATAAATTTGAAAATATAACATGCGCAAGTTGTCATTAA
- a CDS encoding NAD(P)-binding domain-containing protein, which translates to MESLLEQILIYGAVVIFLLGVVFVYIRKLRRESKIVEDKIQRAKEEGLYEPVSLHPVVDPNSCIQSGACVRACPEHDILGIRNGKATVINASQCVGHGACFHACPTQAISLFIGTEKRGVDLPHVNQTFETNVKGMFIAGEMGGMGLIRNAVEQGRQAVQNLSKGIKSESETQYDLIVIGAGPAGISATLEAKRLKLKTLTLEQDTLGGTVYSFPRTKVVMTSPMDLPLFGKVKLYETSKPELLDLWNNVLSKNDIKISEKQKVNKITKTEQGFCVECNNGAEYSAQRVLLAIGRRGTPRKLNVPGEDLPKVAYRLLEPELILGNKILVIGGGDSAIESALLLASGNEVTLSYRKETFSRLKPKNRKKLEEAIKSKVLDVILNSNLLAIEEECVHLKIAGQEEELVIENNLVYIFAGGELPTEFLRNAGIEITTKFGEAILKHA; encoded by the coding sequence ATGGAAAGCTTATTGGAACAAATATTGATTTACGGCGCAGTAGTAATTTTTCTGCTGGGGGTAGTTTTTGTCTATATCCGGAAATTGCGACGCGAATCGAAGATTGTTGAAGATAAGATACAACGGGCAAAAGAAGAAGGCTTGTACGAACCGGTTTCATTACATCCGGTTGTCGATCCAAATTCATGTATTCAAAGTGGAGCCTGCGTGCGTGCGTGCCCTGAACATGATATTCTGGGAATTAGAAACGGAAAAGCAACAGTGATAAATGCCAGTCAGTGTGTGGGGCATGGCGCTTGTTTTCATGCTTGTCCAACGCAGGCTATTTCATTATTTATTGGTACCGAAAAGCGGGGCGTTGATCTGCCGCATGTTAATCAAACTTTCGAAACCAATGTAAAAGGAATGTTCATCGCTGGTGAAATGGGCGGCATGGGACTTATCAGAAATGCAGTGGAACAGGGGCGGCAAGCTGTTCAGAATCTTTCAAAAGGAATAAAATCGGAAAGCGAAACACAATATGATTTGATTGTGATTGGCGCCGGTCCGGCAGGAATTTCTGCCACACTGGAGGCAAAACGCCTAAAACTTAAAACGCTTACATTGGAACAAGACACACTGGGTGGAACTGTTTACTCTTTTCCGCGGACCAAAGTTGTAATGACCTCGCCAATGGATCTTCCGTTGTTTGGAAAAGTAAAACTGTACGAAACCAGCAAACCCGAATTACTGGATTTGTGGAACAATGTTCTTTCGAAGAATGACATTAAAATCTCCGAAAAACAAAAGGTTAATAAGATAACAAAAACAGAACAGGGTTTTTGTGTGGAATGCAACAACGGAGCAGAGTATTCCGCGCAACGCGTTTTGCTGGCTATTGGCCGGCGTGGCACACCACGAAAATTAAATGTTCCGGGCGAAGATTTGCCAAAGGTTGCTTACCGTTTACTTGAGCCTGAGCTTATTTTGGGGAATAAAATATTGGTTATTGGCGGTGGTGATTCGGCCATTGAATCAGCCTTATTACTTGCTTCAGGAAATGAAGTTACTCTTTCGTACCGGAAGGAAACCTTTTCGCGCCTAAAACCGAAAAACCGAAAAAAACTGGAAGAAGCCATTAAATCGAAAGTTCTTGATGTGATCTTAAACTCAAACTTACTTGCCATTGAAGAGGAGTGTGTGCATTTAAAAATTGCCGGGCAGGAAGAGGAGTTGGTAATTGAAAATAACCTGGTTTACATTTTTGCCGGAGGAGAATTACCAACCGAGTTTTTGCGAAATGCCGGAATTGAGATAACTACAAAATTTGGCGAAGCAATATTAAAACACGCTTAA
- a CDS encoding M23 family metallopeptidase, with product MRKLRSIVVGMGLIVALSQLFSCAPKKTQQEEAPVLDTVVEVKMPELRYGLPIDSFSLEMGKVKNNQYLSQILNARGVGMGTIDKIARKSRDVFDVRKIKSGENFCILSTRDSVPVAKYFVYENSPVEYTVFELTDTLGIYQGEKEVKTRQRTAYGVVESSLWNAMVDNGQDPMLALELSDIFAWTIDFFAIQKGDRFRVIYDEQFVDSVSIGIGEIYAVQFDHYGEENYAFIFDQEDRWDYFDEQGKSLRKAFLKAPLKFSRISSRYSNSRMHPVLRIRRPHRGVDYAAPKGTPVMSIGDGTVVAKAYQKNGGGNYLKIKHNSVYTTTYMHLSGYGKGIHTGARVKQGQVIGYVGSTGLASGPHLDFRVAKNGSLVDPLKVKAPPVEPVKEENMERYTVVKDSLMLELQKIQWEPGEQILAKVENGQ from the coding sequence ATGAGGAAATTGAGATCGATAGTTGTGGGGATGGGACTCATTGTTGCACTGAGTCAGTTGTTTTCGTGTGCACCTAAAAAAACTCAACAGGAGGAGGCTCCGGTGTTAGATACTGTTGTTGAAGTAAAAATGCCGGAATTAAGATATGGGCTTCCCATTGATTCTTTTTCGCTGGAGATGGGGAAAGTGAAAAACAATCAATACCTCAGCCAGATTTTAAATGCACGTGGTGTGGGCATGGGCACCATCGATAAAATTGCCCGTAAATCAAGAGACGTTTTTGATGTCCGAAAAATTAAAAGCGGCGAAAATTTCTGTATTCTTTCAACCCGCGACTCTGTTCCTGTAGCTAAATATTTTGTTTACGAAAACTCACCGGTTGAATATACCGTATTCGAACTGACCGATACATTAGGGATTTACCAGGGCGAAAAGGAAGTGAAAACCCGCCAACGAACGGCTTATGGTGTTGTGGAATCGTCGTTGTGGAATGCCATGGTGGATAACGGACAAGACCCGATGCTTGCATTGGAACTGTCGGATATTTTTGCCTGGACTATTGATTTCTTCGCTATTCAGAAAGGCGATCGTTTTAGGGTGATTTACGACGAACAATTTGTTGATTCCGTTTCCATTGGTATTGGCGAAATTTATGCGGTTCAGTTTGACCATTATGGTGAAGAGAATTATGCATTTATCTTCGATCAGGAAGACCGTTGGGATTATTTTGACGAGCAGGGAAAAAGCCTTCGAAAAGCTTTCCTAAAAGCGCCTTTGAAATTCTCTCGTATTAGCTCTCGCTACTCAAATAGTCGTATGCATCCCGTATTACGTATTCGTCGTCCGCACCGTGGAGTTGATTATGCTGCACCAAAAGGAACACCTGTTATGAGTATTGGCGATGGAACAGTTGTGGCGAAAGCTTACCAGAAAAACGGAGGAGGAAATTATCTGAAAATAAAGCACAATTCGGTTTATACCACTACCTACATGCATCTTTCAGGGTATGGAAAAGGTATTCATACCGGAGCACGTGTAAAACAAGGACAGGTTATTGGTTATGTTGGTTCAACCGGATTGGCATCAGGGCCTCATCTTGATTTCAGGGTGGCAAAAAACGGGAGTTTAGTCGATCCCTTAAAAGTAAAGGCACCGCCTGTTGAGCCGGTTAAAGAAGAAAACATGGAGCGCTACACCGTCGTTAAAGATTCGTTAATGCTGGAACTTCAAAAAATTCAGTGGGAACCTGGTGAGCAAATACTTGCAAAAGTAGAAAACGGTCAGTAA
- a CDS encoding YitT family protein, with protein sequence MVKEILSENTRIGRLIQDYAIITFGLLLFAAGWVLFLIPAEITGGGISGVAAVIYFATKIPVSITYLSINAVLVLIAIKILGANYGVKTIYSILVLTGFFALFENVLSEPIVDDTFLSAVLGGMFGGIGLGVVFSRGGSTGGTDIFAMIINKYRNISPGRIIMLCDVIIIASSYVVFRSPEKLVYGYVSMWVVSYSLDSFLSGANRSAQMFIISKEYKEIAEYINNEAIRGVTLLDGSGWYTKKETKVIMSVVRKKETGAIFRKIKQIDPDAFISMGSVMGVYGQGFDKLKL encoded by the coding sequence ATGGTAAAAGAAATATTGTCAGAAAATACACGCATTGGACGTTTGATACAGGACTATGCGATTATTACATTCGGGTTGCTGCTGTTTGCAGCCGGCTGGGTATTGTTTCTAATTCCGGCAGAAATAACCGGCGGAGGAATTAGTGGTGTGGCTGCAGTAATATATTTTGCCACTAAAATACCTGTGAGTATTACGTATCTGTCAATCAACGCTGTGTTGGTGCTTATTGCCATAAAAATTCTGGGAGCAAATTACGGAGTGAAAACCATATACAGTATTTTGGTTTTAACAGGTTTTTTTGCGCTTTTTGAGAATGTGTTAAGCGAGCCCATTGTGGACGATACTTTTCTTTCGGCAGTGCTGGGCGGTATGTTTGGTGGGATTGGCCTGGGCGTAGTTTTTTCGAGAGGAGGTAGTACCGGAGGCACTGATATTTTTGCCATGATAATAAACAAATACCGGAATATAAGTCCGGGGCGTATTATTATGCTTTGCGACGTGATTATTATTGCTTCTTCGTATGTGGTGTTTCGTTCGCCCGAGAAACTGGTGTATGGCTACGTTTCTATGTGGGTGGTCTCGTATTCGCTCGATTCGTTTTTGAGTGGTGCCAACCGCTCGGCGCAAATGTTTATCATCTCTAAAGAATACAAAGAAATTGCTGAATATATCAATAACGAAGCCATTCGCGGAGTTACCTTACTGGATGGCTCGGGGTGGTACACCAAAAAGGAAACAAAAGTGATTATGTCAGTTGTGCGAAAAAAAGAAACCGGTGCCATCTTTCGTAAGATTAAACAAATCGATCCGGATGCTTTTATCTCAATGGGCAGCGTAATGGGCGTTTACGGCCAGGGTTTCGACAAGTTGAAATTGTAA
- a CDS encoding class I tRNA ligase family protein: MILAFAYETATGAKVASDLVEEKDGKYFHTETGEELRQIVAKMSKSLKNVVNPDDVIAHYGADSLRLYEMFMGPLDERKPWAENGVKGVFNFLARAYRFFADPTKIVKGEEDKEVAKLLHQTIQKVAHDIENMKFNTGISALMVFNNLAIKKGKVTKQTAETFATILAPYAPHMAEELWSLYGNKETLAYETWPEVDQSLLTEDSHEYPVSFNGKMRFKIELPLDMPKDEIEKTVLADERAAKWMEGKTVRKFIFVPKKIINIAVG, encoded by the coding sequence ATGATTCTGGCTTTTGCCTACGAAACTGCAACAGGAGCAAAAGTAGCTTCTGATTTGGTAGAAGAAAAAGACGGTAAATATTTCCACACAGAAACCGGCGAGGAACTGAGACAGATTGTAGCAAAAATGTCGAAGTCGCTGAAGAATGTGGTGAATCCTGATGATGTTATCGCTCATTACGGTGCCGATTCGCTGCGTTTGTACGAAATGTTTATGGGGCCGCTTGACGAGCGAAAGCCCTGGGCTGAAAACGGTGTGAAAGGAGTTTTCAACTTCCTGGCACGTGCTTATCGTTTCTTTGCCGATCCAACAAAGATTGTAAAAGGAGAAGAAGATAAAGAGGTGGCTAAACTGCTGCATCAAACCATACAGAAAGTTGCGCACGACATTGAGAACATGAAGTTCAATACCGGAATTTCGGCGCTGATGGTTTTTAATAATCTGGCAATAAAAAAAGGAAAAGTTACCAAACAAACGGCTGAAACCTTTGCCACAATACTGGCGCCTTATGCACCACACATGGCCGAAGAGTTATGGTCGCTTTATGGAAATAAAGAAACTTTGGCCTACGAAACCTGGCCCGAGGTTGACCAAAGTTTGCTGACCGAAGATTCGCACGAATACCCGGTGTCGTTTAACGGTAAAATGCGCTTTAAAATTGAGCTGCCGTTGGATATGCCAAAAGATGAAATTGAAAAGACAGTGCTTGCCGACGAGCGCGCTGCCAAATGGATGGAAGGAAAAACCGTTCGGAAATTCATTTTTGTACCGAAAAAGATCATCAATATTGCTGTAGGATAG
- the gdhA gene encoding NADP-specific glutamate dehydrogenase, whose protein sequence is MNTKNSKLFVDDFMNHVRAKDPRQPEFHQAVHEVVESLADFLLDNPRYLHAQILERMVEPERIIQFRVPWIDDRGKIHINRGYRVEMNSAIGPYKGGLRFHPTVNQSILKFLAFEQVLKNSLTSLPMGGGKGGSDFDPKNKSDNEVMRFCQSFMTELSRHIGPYTDVPAGDIGVGGREIGFLFGQYKRLRNEFTGVLTGKGVEWGGSLIRPEATGYGAVYFAKEMLETRGESFKGKVVAVSGSGNVAQFATEKVIELGGKVVTLSDSSGSIYDPEGIDREKLDFVMELKNVHRGRIKEYADKYAVQYMEKQRPWSVKCDVALPCATENELNLEEAKMLLNNGCFVVAEGANMPSTEDAVHYFLEKQILYGPGKAANAGGVAVSGLEMTQNSMRISWSREEVDTKLHLIMRNIHEMCVKYGKESADFTNYVKGANIAGFVKVANSMMAQGLV, encoded by the coding sequence ATGAACACTAAGAATAGTAAGTTATTTGTTGATGATTTTATGAATCACGTGCGGGCCAAAGATCCGAGGCAACCTGAGTTTCACCAGGCAGTGCACGAAGTTGTTGAATCGCTGGCCGATTTTCTACTCGACAATCCAAGGTATCTTCACGCACAGATTCTGGAACGTATGGTTGAACCAGAGCGCATCATTCAATTCCGTGTTCCGTGGATAGACGACCGTGGAAAAATTCATATTAACCGCGGCTACCGGGTGGAAATGAACAGCGCCATTGGACCGTACAAAGGTGGCTTGCGTTTTCACCCAACGGTAAACCAAAGTATTCTTAAATTTTTGGCTTTTGAACAGGTTTTGAAGAACAGCCTTACCTCGCTGCCAATGGGAGGCGGAAAAGGAGGTTCTGATTTCGATCCGAAAAACAAATCGGACAATGAGGTGATGCGTTTCTGCCAAAGTTTTATGACCGAATTATCGCGCCATATAGGACCGTATACCGATGTACCGGCCGGCGATATTGGTGTTGGCGGACGCGAGATTGGCTTTCTTTTTGGGCAATACAAACGCCTGCGGAATGAATTTACCGGTGTATTAACCGGAAAAGGTGTTGAGTGGGGAGGTTCGCTGATAAGGCCGGAAGCCACCGGTTATGGTGCCGTGTATTTTGCCAAAGAAATGTTGGAAACACGCGGAGAAAGTTTTAAAGGAAAAGTGGTGGCTGTTTCCGGTTCAGGAAACGTAGCACAATTTGCCACCGAAAAAGTAATTGAACTGGGCGGAAAGGTGGTGACCTTGTCCGACTCGAGCGGCTCAATTTACGATCCGGAAGGTATTGATCGCGAAAAACTGGATTTTGTGATGGAGCTGAAAAATGTACATCGGGGAAGGATCAAAGAATATGCCGATAAATATGCGGTTCAGTATATGGAAAAACAACGCCCGTGGAGTGTAAAATGCGATGTGGCTTTGCCTTGTGCTACGGAAAACGAACTAAATCTTGAAGAGGCAAAAATGCTGCTTAACAATGGTTGTTTTGTGGTTGCAGAAGGTGCCAACATGCCGAGCACCGAAGATGCAGTTCATTATTTCCTTGAAAAACAAATTCTTTACGGGCCGGGAAAAGCCGCCAACGCAGGTGGAGTTGCCGTATCAGGGCTGGAAATGACACAAAACAGTATGCGCATTTCGTGGAGTCGCGAGGAAGTAGATACAAAATTGCATTTGATTATGCGCAACATTCACGAAATGTGTGTGAAATACGGAAAAGAGAGTGCAGATTTTACCAACTACGTTAAAGGCGCAAATATTGCAGGCTTTGTAAAGGTTGCCAATTCTATGATGGCTCAGGGACTCGTTTAA
- a CDS encoding TonB-dependent receptor, whose product MKKIVLTLYILILFIPIAFSQSYVRVINAKTGSPIEHAMLISDNFLTQTDDEGRAKLDGFLEDEKILFKHSSYISYVSTRQKIENQSRTVLLVESPVRLDEVVVSVNRWKQSKTEIPHTIKSIQPEEIMHYNPQTTADMLGTESGIFIQKSQMGGGSPMIRGFAANRVLIMVDGIRMNNAIYRSGNLQNVISVDAQSLQNTEIIFGPGSVIYGSDALGGVMSFNTLSPKLSTNDNFETFGKVYARYSTANFEKTGHLSYNFGGKKWASVISATFTDFDDLTMGTSGPDEYLRPEYVADATYSGEDQIVQNSNNREQIYTGYNQFNLLGKLRYRPNEAIDIVLSAQHSQTGDIPRYDRLLQYSGDELKYAEWYYGPQEWTLLSGRLQLEKEMLLFDKANLLLGYQDYKESRHDRKRNKDVLRNRTENVNVYSANLDFGKSIDKKSELFYGLEGYFNKVGSSGFSEDLISGEQEDIAPRYPDDSKYSSLAAYYSFKYSISPKIIFQMGSRFTYTHLEGEFDTDYYQFPFDGFNMNNSAFNGNLGLVWHPTSEWQINIHGSTGFRSPNIDDVAKVFDSEPGTVVVPNPDLKPEYARNLELSLIRSYQNKVKVELTGFYTWLKDAMVRRAFDGLGQDSILYDGEMSRVEALVNAESATIFGTTVNVDYLFNNQWRTRHDITITKGEDSEGFPIRHVPPVFGSSHIIYEGPKLYLDLYVNYNGKLNFENLAPDEQDKPHLYVPDENGNPYSPSWWTANIKSNYQLNSNLTLSGGIENIFNKRYRPYSSGVVSPGMNFVISALFKI is encoded by the coding sequence GTGAAAAAAATCGTATTGACCTTATATATTCTTATTTTATTTATTCCTATTGCATTTAGTCAGTCGTATGTTCGTGTAATAAATGCCAAAACCGGTTCGCCAATTGAGCATGCCATGCTTATTTCGGATAACTTTCTTACACAAACTGATGACGAAGGCAGAGCAAAACTCGACGGTTTTTTGGAAGATGAAAAGATACTTTTCAAGCATTCATCTTACATCTCATACGTAAGTACTCGCCAAAAAATTGAAAATCAAAGCCGAACAGTGCTTTTGGTTGAAAGTCCGGTAAGGCTCGATGAAGTGGTTGTTTCGGTAAACCGATGGAAACAGTCGAAAACAGAAATTCCGCATACTATAAAATCGATACAGCCCGAGGAAATAATGCATTACAACCCGCAAACCACTGCCGACATGCTGGGTACCGAAAGTGGTATATTTATCCAGAAAAGCCAGATGGGTGGCGGCAGCCCGATGATCCGTGGTTTTGCTGCCAACCGGGTACTGATTATGGTAGATGGAATTCGGATGAACAACGCTATTTACCGTAGCGGAAACCTGCAAAACGTAATTTCTGTTGATGCGCAAAGCCTGCAAAATACCGAGATTATTTTTGGACCGGGTTCGGTAATATACGGAAGCGACGCACTTGGTGGCGTAATGAGTTTTAACACGCTTTCGCCCAAACTTTCTACAAACGATAATTTTGAAACTTTTGGAAAAGTATACGCCCGCTACTCAACTGCCAATTTTGAAAAAACCGGACATCTCTCGTACAATTTTGGGGGCAAAAAATGGGCATCAGTAATTAGCGCGACCTTTACCGATTTTGATGACCTTACAATGGGAACTTCAGGCCCCGACGAATATTTACGTCCCGAATATGTGGCGGACGCTACGTATTCCGGTGAAGACCAGATTGTACAAAACAGCAACAACCGGGAACAAATATATACCGGCTACAACCAGTTCAACCTGTTGGGAAAACTGCGCTACAGACCAAATGAAGCAATTGATATTGTACTGAGTGCTCAGCACTCGCAAACCGGTGATATTCCGCGTTACGACAGGCTTCTCCAGTACAGTGGAGATGAACTAAAATATGCCGAATGGTATTATGGTCCGCAAGAATGGACACTTTTATCGGGGCGACTGCAACTGGAAAAAGAAATGTTGCTCTTCGACAAGGCAAACTTGTTGCTGGGCTACCAGGATTACAAAGAAAGCCGCCACGACCGCAAAAGGAATAAAGACGTATTACGCAACCGTACCGAAAATGTAAATGTGTATTCGGCCAACCTCGATTTTGGAAAAAGTATCGATAAAAAAAGTGAACTGTTTTATGGTTTAGAAGGCTATTTTAACAAGGTCGGTTCAAGCGGTTTTTCCGAAGATCTTATTTCGGGCGAGCAGGAAGATATTGCTCCACGATATCCCGACGACTCAAAGTATTCGAGTCTGGCGGCATATTATTCTTTTAAATATTCCATCAGCCCTAAAATTATTTTCCAGATGGGATCACGCTTTACTTATACTCATTTAGAGGGCGAATTCGACACCGATTATTATCAGTTCCCGTTTGATGGGTTCAATATGAACAACTCGGCATTTAACGGTAACCTGGGACTGGTTTGGCACCCTACCTCCGAGTGGCAGATTAATATTCATGGCTCCACCGGTTTTCGTTCACCCAACATTGATGATGTTGCCAAGGTTTTCGATTCGGAGCCCGGCACAGTTGTGGTTCCCAATCCCGACTTGAAACCGGAATATGCCCGCAACCTGGAGTTAAGCCTTATCCGATCGTACCAAAATAAAGTTAAAGTTGAACTCACCGGTTTTTACACCTGGCTGAAAGATGCTATGGTTCGTCGAGCTTTCGACGGACTGGGACAGGACTCCATTTTATACGATGGAGAAATGAGCCGCGTAGAAGCACTGGTAAATGCAGAGTCGGCCACCATTTTCGGAACAACAGTGAATGTAGACTACCTTTTTAATAACCAGTGGCGCACCCGCCACGATATTACGATTACAAAAGGAGAAGATTCGGAAGGCTTCCCAATCCGGCATGTGCCGCCCGTTTTTGGTTCGTCGCACATTATTTACGAAGGGCCAAAATTGTACCTCGATTTGTACGTAAACTACAATGGCAAACTTAATTTCGAGAACCTGGCACCCGACGAGCAAGACAAACCACATTTGTATGTTCCCGATGAAAACGGCAATCCGTATTCGCCATCGTGGTGGACGGCCAATATAAAATCGAACTACCAATTGAATTCGAACCTGACACTGAGTGGCGGAATAGAGAACATTTTCAACAAACGCTATCGCCCTTATTCTTCGGGAGTTGTATCGCCGGGGATGAACTTTGTTATTTCAGCGTTATTTAAAATTTAA